The proteins below are encoded in one region of Rhododendron vialii isolate Sample 1 chromosome 7a, ASM3025357v1:
- the LOC131333901 gene encoding uncharacterized protein LOC131333901, whose translation MTAISSARLLGAPFASQLKSLSTHSTIRSSSASTCFFRDRVRVRVLPDFVGGVRMGSTPSEATAPVPAEDVVVQYVVLRRDLVDAWPLGSVVTQGCHASVAAVWSHKDDPHTVDYCSPTNIDSMHKVTLEVKGETQLSNLSEKLRAGGIAHKLWIEQPENIPTCLATKPYPKSMVSSFFKKLKLCK comes from the exons ATGACGGCTATATCCTCAGCTCGTCTCCTCGGTGCACCATTCGCGTCGCAACTCAAATCATTATCGACTCACTCAACAATCAGGTCTTCTTCGGCTTCGACGTGCTTTTTCAGAGACCgagttagggttagggttttgccCGATTTCGTCGGTGGGGTCCGCATGGGTTCCACGCCGTCGGAAGCGACCGCTCCCGTACCTGCGGAGGACGTGGTGGTTCAGTACGTGGTCCTCCGTCGCGACCTGGTCGACGCGTGGCCGCTGGGGAGCGTGGTGACGCAGGGCTGCCATGCCTCTGTGGCCGCCGTTTGGTCGCACAAGGACGATCCTCACACTGTTGACTACTGTAGCCCCACGAATATTGACTCCATGCACAAG GTTACTCTTGAAGTAAAGGGAGAAACCCAATTATCGAACTTATCAGAGAAGCTCAGAGCTGGTGGCATAGCTCATAAACTGTGGATTGAACAACCTGAGAACATCCCAACTTGTCTTGCCACAAAGCCCTACCCTAAATCCATGGTatcatcatttttcaaaaagctAAAACTCTGCAAGTGA